atcgaATTGGTCATCTCGGATCTGAGTCAAAATTTGACACCTCTGAATTGTATTTTGcatgtccaattttttttttcaaatccgaGTTAAATTTTGATACTCGTGTCCGTATCCAGGAATCACTGCCTACAATATGGTTGGATTTTAGTTTTATTAATCTTAGTTTCATATATCAAGATCCCATTGAAAAACTACTATTTTAGGGAACCCCGTTTTTCAAATAGTATCCAACAGTTGTGTAGATGCATATAAATACGAAACAGTTGTGAGAAATTATTGTTGGTTTCATAGTATAGCAGTACGTGTTTTGCTCATTCCTTCCCATTTTTGTGTTTAGAAATTTGCTTATACGTGAAACGTTGACTGGATAGAGATAGTTAAAACATGAAGTGAAATGTTGGGAACTATGGTTCATGCCATATTCAGCTTACGTCTAAAGTAATCATGCACATCTAAAGATATCCTATCACAATATATAACATTTGATCTACGTCCTGTCAAATGTTCTTTAAACCTTGTGGCATCACCGTATTTTTTCCTTATTGCAATAATTGCACTAAACCTTAGGACCAAATTGTCCCCGTGCTGCTATACCATATCTCTATCCGCCATCGATTACtgcaaaacaacatatatcatcctaTTAGCACTCCATAAATTTTAACAGTGAGTATACATTGAGCCAAACAAACTACTAGATGCTAACTAACCCTAATAACCTAAAAACGAACTTTAACTAACACTAAATAGTTTATATATATGTTGCTAATCATGCATAAATATCTCAAAAAATAATTAACTTCATCAAAATTAACTACCCTTGCCACTACAATGTATTAAACGAACTAACAACCTTCTAAACACGCATATCGACCGAATTGAGCGAAAAATCACTTGAGTTTCAATGGTTACCAATCGAATCAAGCGAAAAATCACTCGGCCATCAATATTGCCTCTGCGGTCGGTAACCACTTCTTCTCGGTCAGTAACCAACCCTTATCGCTCGTAACCATTCCTTCACGCCCGAGATATGTGTTGTCTCCGCTGGATTTGCACAACAGCACGGTGGATCTGGACAGCCAGGTGAGGAGGGTGGAGGTTTTTGCTGTGAAAAGAAGTAGGGGAACTGAGCGTTGAGGAATACCTCCTGCACCCTTATCCCATTGAGATGGGCCAAAACAGGTCGTTTGTACTGTGCATTCAGCCCGTTTCGaccttttctaaaaaaattggcCTTCTCAATGTttgagcacatatttcatgatgtaaacaatttttttttgaacttttttcaCAGATAGTCTTATAATtgcctctagttttttatgaatttttttcctgatttttttaaacctgatttgaatttttttaattcaaattcggtaacGGTTCGCATTATGAAACCAAGGTGGAGCGGTAAGGGTGGTTATCACAATTTTTGAGCGCTAACCGTCTGCATTTTTGAACCCTACTCCAGCTACGCTCGTCGGTATCCTCTACGATGTGCTTGGGCATCTCAGTTATGCTGGCATTTGAGCTGATGCCCGATGTCCTTGAGGTTGGCCATTCTCCTCACCTCAGCCAGCTCCTCTGTCTCACTAGTACTCCACACTTTTGGCACTTTGCCGAAAGCGAGACAAGTCAAGAAACCGTGTGTTTGTGTGTTTAGATGGAGGGGCGGTGGGAAATGTAACTCCACAAGCAAGGGCAGAATCAGCCCTGGACTAAGCCCTAGACTGACCTATTCAAATTTAGATCAAACCTAAAAAACTACTATTTATATAATAAATATAAGAGTGATTTGGGCCTATGTCTCAGGGTGAAGCCCAACTTGCCATGGACTTGGGTCCTCCCATGACCACAGGTCTTTGTGGCGCATGATGTCATCTGTACATTCTTTCCGTATGATATTTATCTATCGATTAATTTTTTCACCTAGTTTATAATTATTTTAGCTACCCCTACAACACAAATCTCAACACAAATAAACCATCTTGATAGGTCATATATACGCAAGAGCAAGTGAAAATTTCCTATTTAGGAGGTTAGGGAACCCGTATGGTGACGCGTAAGTGGAGTGGATGGAACCGGTCGAGCACGAGCAAATAGGGGAGGAGGTGACACGGGTACACGCGGCCACGAGAAAAAGGCAGGGAGTCCATGAAAGGCTGGATGGCACGTCCAGAGATATGAggttgtttggtttttgatctatATTTATTTGTGACCAAGTCAAAATAAATGCAGTGCTAAAAGAAAGTGTTCGGATTATAGTCATACCAAAATTTGTCAAAATTATGCATATCACAAGTGGGTTCCACATGTTATTGATTTTTGCGTGTAAAAACATAACCAGTATGGGTTTTGATTCGTAGATTTAATTGTTACGAGTACAATAGTATAAACGGATCATCAATTGGACATCGGGTTTAGAAGATATAATCTTTAAAATTATTGCTAAACTCAAAAGATGCTTTTAATACCTCTAATGAGCTATTGACACCTCAGCCAGAGCTTGCATGCAGCAAGCCGAAACTGTGGCAATTTTTTATTGCAATCCAAGTGATAACTAAATCTTATTGGCATGACTAAATTTTTATCCGCCATGCAAGGACCGACAACCAAACAGTACGTATGTATCGGTGGGCCAGGTGCGGACCGCGGGGGCGTGGTTGCTTGGTTCGTTCTGTTGGCTATGAACCCCGGTTCATGGGACGGAAGCGCGTGTCGCTCGTCTTTTCGTGCAGGCAGCCTGAGGTCGAGCGGAGTGGTGCTTGTAGTAGGTAGATTATATAAAATTTTGTTTAAAAATATTCTCGTAAGATCTTAtttatgttatttattttctaatctaatAATTAGACTGAAGATAAGAGTTAGAAAATAGATacgtatttataaaaaataatctttCGTAAAATatgatcttataaaatttacttataTGTTTATAACGTGGGAACCGGGAAAGCCGGCGCGTGGCATCTGCCGCCACCATTTGCTGTGTGTTGAACTCGAGCGGTTGGCTGCGGACTTTCGATCTGCGGGAAGTGCGGCGAGGCGTCCAGGCCACCGGATGGACTGGACTCGGGGCCTTCATTGGCTCTGGTTTGCCGAGCAGGCACAGCCGTGCGTCCTGGTAACCGCAGCATGGCTGGGCACTTGCCTCGCGCTAAACTCCTTCGACGAAACAATTGCGCCCTCCCTCCATTTCATGATTTCAATTTGACATTTTGTATTCCCTATGGTTTTTTAAGGTGCCACTTTGACTATTTTACACTTTGAACTTTATATCACTGCATTTATAAAAAAATGcagtattataaaaaatatttgtataacGCTAGTGATGTAGTTTGAACATATTTATGCCCGAAGTTTGGAATATTTAACCGCACATATCTAAAGCgtcaaataaaaataacaaatgaACAATGTATTGTTGCTCAGCTACGCGTCCATGGCCGAGCATTCCATCCAACAGTTTAGGTTTCACGATCGATTGCATGATTTCAGACCAAACACATGGTTTGCCTGTGATACGTTGTCACATGATTTACATCTGGTTTTCAGCACTTTGTTCTACGAAGAAAGTTACACTGTATATCACTCTATATAGAGCGGAAATTGGTACATCTGCCAAAAGAACATACAACGTGTCTCGAGAACaagaaaagacaaaaaaaaaaggatcaaGACTTCTTGTCGCTGTTAAAAATTCGACACAACGGTTGCGTAATTAGATCTAGTAATCAGCTGTAGACTGTAGTACGTACGTTCTTCGTCCCTTctaccagagagagagagagagagagagagagagagagagagagagagagagagagagagagagagagaattaggATGAAATGCTGATGGGAGCGTACATGCCTGCCTGGCCACTGCAGCGCGCGCACGGCACTGCCAAACTGGCAGGTGGTCGAGCGGCTGCTGCATCTACTGCTGTCCGCCACGGAGCGAGCTCCTCTTCTTGATCTCCTCGTCGGCTGCCGCTTTGGCAGGCTCCTCAACGCCGGGCGCCACGTTGGCCGCCTCCTGGCCGCCGCGGAGTTTCGCTGAGTTCCTCTTCCTGATCTCCTCATCGGCTGCCGCTTTGGCAGCCTCCTCGGCGCCGGGCGCCACGTTGGCCGCCTCCTGGCCGCCGCGGAGTTTTGCTGAGTTCCTCTTCCTGATCTCTTCGTCGCCTGCCGCGTTGGCAGCATCCTCGGAGCCGGGCGCCCCGTTGGCCGCCTCGTGTCGGCCGCGGAGTTTCGGGGAGTGCCTCTTCTCGATATTCTTCTCGCCTAACGCATTGACAGTCGCTACGCCGCCCGGCAACTTGCTGGCCGGTTCGTCGCCTAAGACACTATTGGCATTGGCCTCGATTCCACCGGTGGCCTTGTTGCTGATCGCCTCGGTGCCCACGGCCTTGTTGATCTCTGCGTTGCTTATCACCTGGCCGGGTGGTTGGCTGCCAACGGCCTTCTTGATTTCCTCGCTACCAGGCCCCTTGCTGGCCTCCTCACCTCCGATCACCTTCGTGCTCTCCTCGTTGCCGGCGACCTTGCTGATATCCACATTGCTCGTGACCTTGTTGGCCGCTTCGTTGCCTGCGACTTTCTTGACCTCCTCGCCGCTTGACACCTTGCTGGCTGCCTGGTTATCCACGACCTTACTGTTCTCCACGCCGCCGGCCACCTTGCTGCCGGCCTCACTACCCACCACGTTGGTCGCTTGGTTTTCTGTGACCTTGTTGACGTCCATTCCGCCCATAACATTGGTGGCCGCCTCATTGCCAGTGGCCTTACCGATCTCGGCGCCACCCGGCTCCTTGTTGACCGCTTCGTTGCTGGCGACCTGTTTTATCTCCTCGCGGCCGGCCACCTGGCTGGCCGCCTCGCCGCTCGCCTCCTTCCTGAGCCCCTCGCCGGCAGTCGCTTTGTTGCCCCCCTCGCCACCGTTTATCTTTCTGATATCCGCTCGCCCGCCCACCTTTCTGGCCTCCGCGACACCCTTCGCCCCTGGTTGCGACACCCCCTGCATCTGGTCGGGTTGTAGCGAGCTGATCCGTATCACAGACGGGCCGTCGTTGGTGGGCTGCGGGTTGTTGAACTCGCTGCACGATCGCCTGATCTCGCCGTCCTTCCCCGTGAGAACTTGGAGGACGCTGATCTTCTCCATGGACTTGGCGAACTTGGGGATGAAGTCCTCGG
The nucleotide sequence above comes from Phragmites australis chromosome 4, lpPhrAust1.1, whole genome shotgun sequence. Encoded proteins:
- the LOC133914506 gene encoding uncharacterized protein LOC133914506, which produces MDARLVFPLLLVAAAAPLASAQLASGFYKTSCPDAEKIIFGVVEKRFKEDPGTAASLLRLVFHDCFANGCDASILIDPLSNQAAEKEAGPNISVKGYDIIDDIKTELEKQCPNVVSCADILAVSARDAVRLTGGPAYEVTTGRRDSLVSNREDADNLPGPDIAVPKLIDDFSKKGFSTEEMVALLAGGHTIGNCKCFFIEADAAPIDPEYKKNISAACDGANRDKGAVPMDQITPNVFDGNYFGLVLAKKMPLTIDRLMGLDPRTEPIIKAMAAKPEDFIPKFAKSMEKISVLQVLTGKDGEIRRSCSEFNNPQPTNDGPSVIRISSLQPDQMQGVSQPGAKGVAEARKVGGRADIRKINGGEGGNKATAGEGLRKEASGEAASQVAGREEIKQVASNEAVNKEPGGAEIGKATGNEAATNVMGGMDVNKVTENQATNVVGSEAGSKVAGGVENSKVVDNQAASKVSSGEEVKKVAGNEAANKVTSNVDISKVAGNEESTKVIGGEEASKGPGSEEIKKAVGSQPPGQVISNAEINKAVGTEAISNKATGGIEANANSVLGDEPASKLPGGVATVNALGEKNIEKRHSPKLRGRHEAANGAPGSEDAANAAGDEEIRKRNSAKLRGGQEAANVAPGAEEAAKAAADEEIRKRNSAKLRGGQEAANVAPGVEEPAKAAADEEIKKRSSLRGGQQ